In uncultured Cohaesibacter sp., a genomic segment contains:
- a CDS encoding sialic acid TRAP transporter substrate-binding protein SiaP, protein MKPSIFSPASLVAAAAMTLCVSATMPAFAADVTIRWGDVVGGSHPQVMMIDKVADIVSKKSGGRIEIQSFPGGQLGGSRDMIEAVSSGIQQIVTEGAANFGQWVPWISVVEAPFIWKTPEQMISVLNGEMLDEINAQLAPAGMHAISALYYGTRHLTTSNKEIKTVADMDGFKVRVPQNDVFVAMAKAWGAKPTPINFNELYLALQQGLVDGQENPLPTIKSGKLNEVQKYIILTGHIRTPRMVVVNNDFWMGLSEEDRTIITDAVKEASAWSNAEIIKQEDSLISEFKAGGVTVIEPDVESFRKATVDAVPPLFTKVWGEGTYEKLQNME, encoded by the coding sequence ATGAAACCCTCGATTTTTTCACCCGCCAGCCTTGTGGCTGCTGCGGCAATGACGCTTTGCGTCTCTGCAACCATGCCTGCATTTGCGGCCGATGTGACCATCCGTTGGGGTGACGTCGTTGGCGGATCGCATCCTCAGGTGATGATGATCGACAAGGTTGCTGACATCGTTTCCAAGAAGAGCGGCGGCCGGATCGAGATCCAGTCCTTCCCGGGCGGCCAGCTCGGCGGTTCACGCGACATGATCGAAGCTGTCAGCTCCGGCATACAACAGATCGTCACCGAAGGGGCTGCCAACTTCGGCCAGTGGGTGCCATGGATTTCTGTCGTAGAAGCGCCTTTCATCTGGAAAACGCCCGAGCAGATGATTTCGGTTCTCAATGGCGAAATGCTTGACGAGATCAATGCCCAGCTCGCACCGGCCGGTATGCATGCCATTTCCGCGCTCTACTACGGCACCCGCCACCTGACCACCAGCAACAAGGAAATCAAGACCGTTGCTGACATGGACGGGTTCAAGGTTCGCGTGCCGCAGAATGACGTGTTTGTGGCCATGGCCAAGGCATGGGGTGCCAAACCGACGCCAATCAACTTCAATGAGCTCTATCTTGCCCTGCAGCAGGGTCTGGTCGATGGTCAGGAGAACCCGCTGCCGACCATCAAGTCAGGCAAGCTGAACGAAGTGCAGAAATACATCATTCTGACCGGCCATATCCGCACGCCGCGCATGGTTGTTGTCAACAATGACTTCTGGATGGGCCTCAGCGAAGAAGACCGCACCATCATTACCGATGCAGTCAAGGAAGCCAGCGCTTGGTCCAACGCAGAGATCATTAAGCAGGAAGACAGCCTGATCAGTGAATTCAAGGCTGGTGGCGTCACCGTGATCGAGCCGGATGTTGAAAGTTTCCGCAAGGCTACTGTTGACGCGGTTCCGCCGCTGTTCACCAAGGTCTGGGGCGAAGGCACCTACGAAAAACTCCAGAACATGGAGTAA
- a CDS encoding TRAP transporter small permease, translating to MFSLRRLVDAIFKVLSGFAIVLFTLLFVVVMTQIILRYLFNSPLVWSDEFAQYAFIWLCFIGWLMASRNNQHIVITTVIGKVPESGRKVMLLLIEIAAIVFSCVMLYEGYAITLRNVTVSTASLFFPFAVVYAIVPVFAVVAILVSLVKIVDLFAPEAVEASSESGEVR from the coding sequence TTGTTCTCTCTCCGCCGTCTCGTCGATGCCATTTTCAAGGTTCTCAGCGGTTTTGCCATCGTGCTGTTCACCTTGTTGTTCGTGGTTGTCATGACGCAGATCATTCTCCGCTATCTCTTCAACTCTCCACTCGTCTGGAGTGATGAATTTGCCCAGTATGCCTTCATCTGGCTGTGTTTCATCGGTTGGCTGATGGCCAGTCGCAACAACCAGCATATCGTCATCACCACCGTGATAGGGAAGGTGCCGGAAAGTGGCCGCAAGGTGATGCTGCTGTTGATCGAAATTGCGGCAATCGTCTTCTCCTGCGTCATGCTCTACGAGGGCTACGCCATCACCTTGCGCAATGTCACTGTGAGCACGGCAAGCCTGTTCTTCCCCTTTGCCGTGGTCTACGCCATCGTGCCGGTTTTTGCTGTCGTGGCCATTCTGGTTTCTCTGGTCAAGATTGTTGACCTGTTTGCGCCCGAAGCTGTCGAGGCTTCTTCCGAAAGCGGGGAGGTTCGCTGA
- a CDS encoding TRAP transporter large permease: protein MTETMFMILPIWFIAIIVGVPLYLAISLAGTAFIVINGIPALAVPQKIVMAANSFPLLAAPFFILMGNVMNYSGVTTRLFRFVSVISSWMRGGLAHANIIASVVFAGMSGSAVADAGGLGSLEIKAMKDAGYKSDLAVAVTAASATIGPILPPSLPMVIYGVTAEASIGSLFVGAIVPGLLMAVALMVTVRAIAKRHNLPRDKFPGLCEVGRAFCDAFFALMTPVILLGGIMSGIFTPTEAAVVAAAYALVVGGFIYRDFSLSDLPQVILSTVQTTGLVMALVMTAGLLGWALSVARIPFMVGSLLADVSHNPLIFLLIVNISLLIVGLFMEAIAAMLILIPIFVPVAMANGIDPTQFGVLFVLNLMIGTITPPVGVVLFLTASIADVPPERAIRAVIPFLIPLIVVLAAVTCIPSLTTWLPHLLGLGG from the coding sequence ATGACTGAAACCATGTTCATGATTCTGCCGATCTGGTTCATTGCCATCATCGTCGGCGTTCCGCTCTATCTGGCCATCAGTCTGGCCGGTACCGCCTTTATCGTGATAAACGGCATTCCGGCGCTTGCCGTGCCGCAGAAAATCGTCATGGCGGCCAACTCCTTCCCGTTGCTGGCTGCGCCCTTCTTCATCCTGATGGGCAACGTGATGAACTATTCAGGGGTCACGACCCGTCTGTTCCGCTTCGTCTCGGTCATTTCGAGCTGGATGCGGGGCGGGCTTGCCCATGCCAACATCATCGCCAGCGTGGTTTTCGCCGGCATGAGCGGCTCTGCCGTGGCTGACGCTGGCGGGCTTGGCTCGCTTGAAATCAAGGCGATGAAGGATGCCGGCTACAAGTCGGATCTGGCGGTCGCCGTTACCGCGGCCTCGGCCACAATCGGGCCGATCCTGCCACCTAGCCTGCCGATGGTGATCTATGGCGTGACGGCGGAAGCCTCGATCGGGTCGCTGTTCGTGGGGGCCATCGTGCCGGGCCTGTTGATGGCGGTGGCGCTGATGGTGACGGTTCGGGCGATTGCCAAACGTCACAACCTGCCGCGGGACAAGTTCCCCGGGCTGTGCGAGGTTGGCCGGGCCTTCTGCGATGCCTTCTTTGCCCTGATGACCCCGGTCATCCTGCTCGGTGGCATCATGTCGGGCATCTTCACGCCAACCGAGGCAGCGGTCGTTGCTGCTGCCTATGCGCTGGTGGTCGGTGGCTTCATCTATCGCGATTTCAGTCTTTCCGATCTGCCCCAGGTTATTCTCAGCACGGTCCAGACCACCGGTCTGGTGATGGCGTTGGTGATGACTGCCGGTCTGCTCGGCTGGGCGCTGTCGGTTGCCCGCATTCCCTTCATGGTCGGCTCGCTGCTGGCGGACGTATCGCATAATCCGTTGATCTTCCTGCTGATCGTCAACATCTCGCTGCTGATCGTCGGGCTGTTCATGGAAGCCATTGCGGCAATGCTGATCCTCATCCCGATCTTCGTGCCGGTGGCGATGGCCAATGGCATCGATCCAACCCAGTTCGGGGTGCTGTTCGTGCTCAACCTGATGATCGGTACGATCACGCCACCGGTGGGCGTCGTGCTGTTCCTGACGGCCTCGATTGCCGACGTGCCGCCTGAGCGGGCCATCCGGGCGGTGATACCGTTCCTGATCCCGCTGATCGTGGTGCTTGCGGCTGTCACCTGCATCCCGAGCCTCACTACCTGGTTGCCCCACCTGCTCGGGCTGGGTGGCTAA